The following are encoded in a window of Sulfitobacter sp. S190 genomic DNA:
- a CDS encoding DUF4214 domain-containing protein, with protein sequence MAQTAPQNPLSLTPVYEDLETRSYSGAAGDYMDVGHQHSLELGGGTVSLSFSLDNLPGMHAVLSKDGRGREDGGHLTVWVQDGTLVVTQESAGETEWLKVPDLVLSAQQTYQLAVTFGTEGLKIWLDGELVAAEPQFKMGISANDRALVIGGSRAWHETDDRDAHSLFEGDIGNVMIFGQQLGEQQILALAQAVDPALDDPARMAAMMEDLLPVLGDVHHASDTLKAIMMSYGATHHGHMTRMPALQVDGGQAGTLDGTTGADGLNGGGGNDRLVGAGGDDILQGDYGNDTLNGGTGRDILDGGHGEDRLNGGAGDDLLISRADGREGAIFYDPDRDEGDPLGELTNGKLYPDQPIPADDVLTGGAGADIFYFQTLINAKERYIEKHTRDDGTINWHGVAGENDKLHDHWVDVIGNDMVTDFSRADGDRLVIEGHTTQIASITYGDVNGDGVMDHSVIALYSDQGKNGGAHNDDQLGQITVYGDLVKLSDIEHTAAPAYGIVHTIDDLQEALSPQTNGTNAPNQAPPNGVPQLGDVRVAGVPTPAFAIEGTHTFSGAAGDYMDVGHQRSLELGGGTVSLSFSLDNLPGMHAVLSKDGRGREDGGHLTVWVQDGTLVVTQESAGETEWLKVPDLVLSAQQTYQLAVTFGTEGLKIWLDGELVAAEPQFKMGISANDRALVIGGSRAWHETDDRDAHSLFEGDIGNVMIFGQQLGEQQILALAQAVDPALDDPARMAAMMEDLLPVLGDVHHASDTLKAIMMSYGATHHGHMTRMPALQVDGGQAGTLDGTTGADGLNGGGGNDRLVGAGGDDILQGDYGNDTLNGGTGRDILDGGHGEDRLNGGAGDDLLISRADGREGAIFYDPDRDEGDPLGELTNGKLYPDQPIPADDVLTGGAGADIFYFQTLINAKERYIEKHTRDDGTINWHGVAGENDKLHDHWVDVIGNDMVTDFSRADGDRLVIEGHTTQIASITYGDVNGDGVMDHSVIALYSDQGKNGGAHNDDQLGQITVYGDLVKLSDIEHTAAPAYGIVHTIDDLQEALSPQTNGTNAPNQAPPSGVMRAADLSIDGLPAPVFAAGGSHSFTTDARAPLTFAHADALALDSGTIAMNFVADALTDYQVLFSKDATDKGNGGHIIASLNNVGTLQLRVQDAEKSYYLEAQGLIEAGVAYDLAVTFGPAGVEVMLDGARVAYKPDVSYNMLNNKEYLIVGGSGANNISGSADRIHSHFNGTISDFVIFDSVISAADQRAAGFGTGDAGQLGRGGAPAAETMPEGLMTGTASADVMIGTDGDDVLIAEQTDTAFDTAAAQLYRLYQATLGREPDVVGLRDWVDQLTSGDRDLIDLAGLITASPEFSNRYGPLDTGEFVSLLYNNVLGREPDAAGFAGWTQALDSGQASRADIVLGMAQSPEFIQKTEIDAMGVSEPLLQASFSDDVFRLYQATLGRAPDAAGFDGWSGKLAEGMAMGDAVAGFTGSREFQQTYSDTTDAEFVTLLYQNVLDRSPDAQGLDGWTARLASDSWSREAVVEAFSQSLEFIRESADDLAAWMRAQGVDDRLDAGAGTNILVGGKGSDIFVFRPTDAASMNTVVDLEAWDTIDLQAFDFDSITDAKDAMAQAGDKVIFAHDNVSVVFHDTNLAQISDDMILI encoded by the coding sequence ATGGCCCAGACCGCTCCGCAAAACCCGCTGTCCCTCACGCCCGTATACGAAGATCTCGAAACCCGCAGCTATTCCGGCGCTGCCGGAGATTATATGGACGTTGGTCATCAGCACAGTCTGGAGCTTGGGGGCGGGACGGTTTCGCTGAGTTTTTCGCTCGACAACCTGCCGGGGATGCATGCGGTTTTGTCCAAGGACGGTCGGGGCCGCGAGGACGGCGGGCATCTGACGGTCTGGGTGCAGGACGGCACGCTGGTTGTGACGCAGGAAAGCGCGGGCGAGACGGAGTGGCTCAAGGTGCCCGATCTGGTGCTGAGCGCGCAGCAGACCTACCAGCTTGCGGTGACCTTCGGCACGGAGGGGCTCAAGATCTGGCTGGACGGTGAGCTTGTCGCCGCCGAGCCGCAGTTCAAGATGGGCATTTCGGCCAACGACCGTGCGCTGGTGATCGGCGGCAGCCGCGCCTGGCACGAAACCGATGACCGCGACGCGCACAGCCTGTTCGAGGGCGACATCGGCAACGTCATGATCTTTGGCCAGCAGCTGGGCGAGCAGCAGATTCTCGCGCTGGCGCAGGCGGTCGATCCGGCGCTGGACGATCCCGCGCGCATGGCCGCGATGATGGAGGATCTGCTGCCGGTGCTGGGCGATGTGCACCACGCATCCGACACGCTCAAGGCGATCATGATGTCCTACGGTGCGACCCATCACGGCCATATGACCCGGATGCCCGCGCTGCAGGTGGACGGCGGGCAAGCCGGCACGCTGGACGGCACGACCGGTGCGGACGGGCTGAACGGGGGCGGCGGCAACGACCGGCTGGTCGGCGCGGGCGGCGATGACATCCTGCAGGGCGACTACGGCAACGACACGCTCAACGGCGGCACCGGGCGCGATATTCTGGACGGCGGGCACGGCGAGGACCGGTTGAACGGCGGCGCGGGCGACGATCTGCTGATCAGCCGTGCGGACGGCCGCGAGGGCGCGATCTTCTACGATCCCGACCGCGACGAAGGCGACCCGCTGGGCGAGCTGACCAACGGCAAGCTCTACCCCGATCAGCCGATCCCGGCGGATGACGTGCTGACGGGCGGCGCGGGGGCGGATATTTTCTACTTCCAGACGCTGATCAACGCCAAGGAACGCTACATCGAAAAGCACACGCGCGACGATGGCACGATCAACTGGCACGGCGTGGCGGGCGAAAACGACAAGCTGCACGACCACTGGGTCGACGTGATCGGCAACGACATGGTCACCGACTTCAGCCGCGCCGACGGCGACCGGCTGGTGATCGAGGGCCACACGACGCAGATCGCCTCGATCACCTACGGTGACGTGAACGGCGATGGCGTGATGGACCACTCGGTGATCGCGCTCTACTCCGATCAGGGCAAGAACGGCGGCGCGCATAACGACGACCAGCTGGGCCAGATCACGGTTTACGGCGATCTCGTCAAACTCAGCGACATCGAACACACCGCCGCCCCCGCCTACGGCATCGTGCACACCATCGACGACCTGCAAGAAGCCCTCAGCCCGCAAACAAACGGCACAAACGCCCCGAACCAGGCCCCCCCGAACGGGGTGCCACAGCTTGGCGACGTCAGGGTTGCCGGTGTGCCGACACCGGCCTTCGCGATCGAGGGCACGCATACATTTTCCGGCGCGGCCGGTGATTATATGGACGTTGGTCATCAGCGCAGTCTGGAGCTTGGGGGCGGGACGGTTTCGTTGAGTTTTTCGCTCGACAACCTGCCGGGGATGCATGCGGTTTTGTCCAAGGACGGTCGGGGCCGCGAGGACGGCGGGCATCTGACGGTCTGGGTGCAGGACGGCACGCTGGTGGTGACACAGGAAAGCGCGGGCGAGACGGAGTGGCTCAAGGTGCCAGATCTGGTGCTGAGCGCGCAGCAGACCTACCAGCTTGCGGTGACCTTCGGCACGGAGGGGCTCAAGATCTGGCTGGACGGTGAGCTTGTCGCCGCCGAGCCGCAGTTCAAGATGGGCATTTCGGCCAACGACCGCGCGCTGGTGATCGGCGGCAGCCGCGCCTGGCACGAAACCGATGACCGCGACGCGCACAGCCTGTTCGAGGGCGACATCGGCAACGTCATGATCTTTGGCCAGCAGCTGGGCGAGCAGCAGATTCTCGCGCTGGCGCAGGCGGTCGATCCGGCGCTGGACGATCCCGCGCGCATGGCCGCGATGATGGAGGATCTGCTGCCGGTGCTGGGCGATGTGCATCACGCATCCGACACGCTCAAGGCGATCATGATGTCCTATGGTGCGACCCATCATGGCCATATGACCCGGATGCCCGCGCTACAGGTGGACGGCGGGCAAGCCGGCACGCTGGACGGCACGACCGGTGCGGACGGGCTGAACGGGGGCGGCGGCAACGACCGGCTGGTCGGCGCGGGCGGCGATGACATCCTGCAGGGCGACTACGGCAACGACACGCTCAACGGCGGCACCGGGCGCGACATTCTGGATGGCGGGCACGGCGAGGACCGGTTGAACGGCGGCGCGGGCGACGATCTGCTGATCAGCCGTGCGGACGGCCGCGAGGGCGCGATCTTCTACGATCCCGACCGCGACGAAGGCGACCCGCTGGGCGAGCTGACCAACGGCAAGCTCTACCCCGATCAGCCGATCCCGGCGGATGACGTGCTGACGGGCGGCGCGGGGGCGGATATTTTCTACTTCCAGACGCTGATCAACGCCAAGGAACGCTACATCGAAAAGCACACGCGCGACGATGGCACGATCAACTGGCACGGCGTGGCGGGCGAAAACGACAAGCTGCACGACCACTGGGTTGACGTGATCGGCAACGACATGGTCACCGACTTCAGCCGCGCCGACGGCGACCGGCTGGTGATCGAGGGCCACACGACGCAGATCGCCTCGATCACCTACGGCGACGTGAACGGCGATGGTGTGATGGACCACTCGGTGATCGCGCTCTACTCCGATCAGGGCAAGAACGGCGGCGCGCATAACGACGACCAGCTGGGCCAGATCACGGTTTACGGCGATCTCGTCAAACTCAGCGACATCGAACACACCGCCGCCCCCGCCTACGGCATCGTGCACACCATCGACGACCTGCAAGAAGCCCTCAGCCCACAAACAAACGGCACAAACGCCCCCAACCAGGCCCCCCCTAGTGGGGTGATGCGCGCGGCGGACCTGAGCATCGACGGTTTGCCCGCGCCGGTCTTTGCCGCGGGCGGCAGCCACAGCTTTACGACCGATGCGCGGGCGCCTTTGACCTTCGCCCATGCCGACGCGCTGGCCCTCGACAGCGGCACCATCGCCATGAATTTCGTGGCCGACGCGCTGACGGACTATCAGGTGCTCTTTTCCAAGGACGCCACCGACAAGGGCAACGGCGGGCACATTATCGCGTCGTTGAATAATGTGGGCACGTTGCAACTGCGGGTGCAGGACGCGGAGAAGTCCTACTATCTCGAGGCGCAGGGTCTGATCGAGGCGGGCGTGGCCTATGATCTGGCCGTGACATTCGGGCCCGCGGGCGTCGAAGTCATGCTCGACGGCGCGCGCGTCGCCTATAAGCCCGACGTGTCCTACAACATGCTCAACAACAAAGAGTATCTGATTGTCGGCGGCAGTGGCGCAAACAATATCTCGGGCAGTGCCGACCGTATCCACAGCCATTTCAACGGAACGATCAGCGATTTTGTCATCTTCGACAGCGTGATCAGCGCGGCAGACCAGCGCGCCGCGGGTTTCGGCACCGGCGACGCGGGACAGCTTGGTCGCGGCGGCGCACCTGCTGCGGAAACAATGCCCGAAGGCCTGATGACCGGTACGGCCTCTGCCGACGTGATGATCGGCACCGACGGCGATGACGTCCTCATTGCAGAGCAGACAGATACCGCTTTCGATACGGCGGCCGCACAGCTTTACCGGCTTTATCAGGCCACACTGGGGCGCGAACCCGATGTCGTCGGCCTGCGCGACTGGGTGGATCAGCTGACATCGGGCGACCGCGATCTCATCGATCTCGCGGGCCTCATCACCGCCTCGCCGGAGTTCTCTAACCGCTACGGGCCCCTCGATACGGGCGAATTTGTCAGCTTGCTTTACAACAATGTGCTGGGCCGGGAACCGGATGCGGCAGGGTTCGCCGGCTGGACGCAGGCGCTTGATAGCGGGCAGGCGAGCCGCGCAGACATCGTATTGGGCATGGCGCAAAGTCCCGAGTTCATCCAGAAGACCGAAATCGATGCGATGGGGGTCAGCGAACCCCTGCTGCAAGCGAGCTTCAGCGACGATGTGTTCCGCCTGTATCAGGCGACACTGGGGCGCGCACCGGACGCTGCCGGTTTTGACGGATGGAGCGGTAAACTGGCCGAAGGCATGGCGATGGGCGATGCCGTCGCGGGCTTTACCGGCAGCCGCGAGTTCCAGCAGACCTATTCCGATACGACCGACGCCGAATTCGTGACGCTGCTTTACCAAAACGTGCTGGACCGCAGCCCCGATGCGCAGGGCCTCGATGGCTGGACCGCCAGATTGGCCAGCGACAGCTGGAGCCGCGAGGCGGTCGTCGAAGCGTTTTCACAAAGCCTCGAGTTCATCCGCGAAAGCGCCGATGACCTTGCTGCTTGGATGCGCGCACAGGGCGTTGATGACCGGCTCGACGCAGGAGCGGGCACCAACATCCTAGTGGGCGGCAAGGGGTCGGACATCTTTGTATTCCGGCCCACTGATGCGGCAAGCATGAACACGGTGGTGGACCTCGAAGCGTGGGATACGATCGATCTGCAGGCCTTTGACTTTGACAGCATTACAGATGCGAAAGATGCAATGGCCCAAGCGGGCGACAAGGTGATCTTTGCCCATGACAACGTATCTGTGGTGTTCCATGACACCAATCTGGCGCAGATTTCGGACGATATGATCCTGATCTGA